From Psychroflexus torquis ATCC 700755, the proteins below share one genomic window:
- a CDS encoding transketolase gives MSTTQHLQDFVTQVRRDILRQVHQVNSGHPGGSLGCAEYFSVLYQDVMEYSVDFDMDGKNEDLFFLSNGHISPVFYSVLSRSGFFPVEELNTFRKIDSRLQGHPTTHEGLPGIRIASGSLGQGMSVAIGAAQTKKLNKDTHLIYSLHGDGELQEGQNWEAILYAGSKGVDNLIATIDYNKKQIDGATDDVLPLGNLKKKFEAFDWKVIELKAGNDITAIKEALEKAKGLTGKKQPVVILMETEMGNGVDFMMGTHAWHGKAPNDEQLEKALSQNLETLGDY, from the coding sequence ATGTCAACAACACAACATTTACAAGATTTTGTCACGCAAGTAAGGAGAGATATTCTTCGCCAAGTCCATCAAGTAAATTCTGGTCATCCTGGAGGTTCTCTTGGTTGTGCAGAATACTTTTCTGTCCTTTATCAAGACGTCATGGAGTATTCCGTCGACTTCGATATGGATGGAAAAAACGAAGATTTATTCTTTTTATCTAATGGACATATTTCTCCAGTCTTCTATAGTGTTTTATCTCGGTCCGGATTTTTCCCTGTAGAAGAGCTTAACACGTTTAGAAAGATAGATTCTAGACTACAAGGTCATCCAACTACTCATGAAGGTTTGCCAGGTATAAGAATTGCTTCTGGATCTTTAGGGCAGGGAATGTCTGTCGCCATAGGAGCAGCACAGACCAAAAAATTAAATAAAGATACACATCTCATTTATAGTCTCCATGGTGATGGAGAGCTACAGGAAGGTCAAAATTGGGAAGCGATTCTCTATGCAGGATCAAAAGGTGTAGACAATCTTATTGCGACTATAGATTATAATAAAAAGCAGATAGACGGGGCTACAGACGATGTGTTGCCTCTTGGAAATCTTAAGAAGAAATTTGAAGCTTTTGACTGGAAGGTTATAGAATTAAAGGCAGGAAACGATATCACTGCCATAAAAGAAGCTCTAGAAAAGGCAAAAGGATTAACGGGTAAAAAACAACCTGTTGTTATTCTTATGGAAACTGAGATGGGAAATGGTGTAGATTTTATGATGGGAACTCACGCTTGGCATGGTAAAGCTCCTAATGACGAGCAACTCGAAAAAGCACTTTCTCAAAACCTGGAAACTCTTGGTGATTACTAA
- a CDS encoding transketolase family protein translates to MKIYKNTGNIDTRSGFGAGLAELGKTNPNVVALCADLTGSLKMDEFKDNHPERFFQIGIAEANMICIAAGMTIGGKIPFTGTFANFSTGRVYDQIRQSVAYSGKNVKICASHAGLTLGEDGATHQILEDLGMMKMLPGMTVINTCDYNQTKAATLAIAEHEGPVYLRFGRPKVANFTPEDQKFEIGKAVHLTEGNDVTIIATGHLVWEALEAAKILDEKGISAEVINIHTIKPLDETAILKSIRKTKCVVTAEEHNFLGGLGESVARTLTLNHPAPQEFVATNDTFGESGEPLMLLDKYGLNAKAIIEKAEAVILRK, encoded by the coding sequence ATGAAAATATATAAAAATACAGGAAATATAGATACCCGATCTGGATTTGGAGCTGGCCTAGCTGAACTTGGTAAAACCAATCCTAATGTCGTAGCTCTTTGTGCAGACCTAACAGGATCTTTAAAAATGGATGAATTTAAGGACAATCATCCAGAGCGTTTTTTCCAGATAGGAATTGCAGAAGCCAATATGATTTGTATTGCTGCTGGAATGACTATAGGAGGCAAAATTCCATTTACAGGCACATTTGCTAATTTCTCAACGGGTAGAGTCTATGATCAGATCAGACAATCGGTAGCTTATTCTGGTAAAAATGTCAAAATTTGTGCTTCCCATGCTGGTTTAACCTTAGGAGAAGATGGTGCTACTCATCAAATCCTTGAAGACTTGGGTATGATGAAAATGTTGCCTGGAATGACTGTGATAAACACCTGTGATTATAACCAAACCAAAGCGGCTACTCTTGCGATTGCAGAACATGAAGGTCCGGTTTATTTGAGGTTTGGTCGCCCTAAAGTGGCTAACTTCACCCCAGAGGATCAGAAATTTGAAATTGGAAAAGCTGTTCATTTAACCGAAGGCAATGATGTCACTATTATTGCTACCGGGCATTTGGTTTGGGAAGCTTTAGAGGCTGCCAAAATTTTAGATGAGAAAGGGATTTCTGCTGAGGTGATTAATATTCATACGATAAAGCCTTTAGATGAAACGGCTATTTTAAAGTCAATACGAAAAACAAAATGTGTAGTGACTGCAGAAGAGCATAACTTTTTAGGAGGACTTGGTGAAAGCGTAGCTAGAACTCTGACTCTCAATCACCCAGCGCCTCAAGAATTTGTTGCTACTAACGATACCTTTGGAGAAAGTGGAGAGCCACTTATGCTCCTTGATAAATATGGACTAAATGCAAAAGCCATTATTGAAAAAGCGGAAGCTGTGATTTTAAGAAAATAA
- a CDS encoding BLUF domain-containing protein — translation MSLKFVSYMSSQSRVMSSKSIEDFLFQVREKNKQLTITGVLLLIQGKFVQYIEGPAQEIDKVYESISKDIRHKDMILLDSGDLSERQFKDWSMAYKKVHDHHIKKIVGKENLNLEDIFLGNTSSKNHPVLKVLYDFVKTLSS, via the coding sequence ATGTCATTGAAATTTGTATCTTATATGAGCTCTCAGTCTAGAGTGATGTCCAGTAAAAGTATTGAAGATTTTTTATTTCAGGTAAGGGAGAAAAATAAACAATTAACGATAACTGGGGTATTGCTTCTTATTCAGGGTAAATTTGTTCAATATATAGAAGGTCCTGCACAAGAGATCGACAAAGTGTATGAATCTATCAGTAAGGATATTAGGCATAAAGACATGATTCTTTTAGATTCTGGAGACTTGAGTGAACGCCAATTTAAAGACTGGTCCATGGCCTATAAGAAGGTACATGACCACCACATAAAAAAAATAGTAGGCAAAGAAAATTTAAATCTTGAGGATATATTTTTAGGGAATACGTCCAGCAAAAATCACCCAGTGCTGAAGGTCCTCTACGATTTTGTAAAAACTCTTTCCAGCTAA
- a CDS encoding 3'-5' exonuclease, with the protein MELKLTRPICFFDLETTGINISKDRIVEISILKVFENNNKESYTWKVNPGIPIPKETTAIHGISDEDVVNEPKFDELAPKINAMIKGCDLGGYNSNRFDIPLLAEEMLRTGIDFDLKKINAVDVQTIFHKKEKRTLEAAYKFYCDKDLTDAHSAEADTNATYEVLKSQLDRYPDLENDTKWLSTFSAHKKFADLAGFLVMNKKDEEVFGFGKFKGKKVEDVLEKEPGYFGWIQNSDFPLYTKKVLTAIKLRKLATK; encoded by the coding sequence ATGGAATTAAAATTGACCCGCCCCATTTGTTTTTTTGATTTAGAAACTACTGGGATTAATATTTCAAAAGATAGAATTGTTGAGATTTCTATCTTAAAAGTTTTTGAAAACAACAATAAAGAGAGTTATACCTGGAAGGTGAATCCAGGAATTCCTATTCCAAAAGAAACCACAGCAATTCATGGAATAAGTGATGAAGATGTGGTGAATGAACCAAAGTTTGATGAACTCGCTCCGAAAATCAATGCTATGATAAAAGGCTGTGACCTTGGAGGCTACAATAGCAATAGATTCGATATCCCATTATTAGCTGAAGAGATGTTGAGAACGGGAATTGATTTTGATCTTAAGAAAATAAACGCTGTAGATGTTCAAACTATTTTCCATAAAAAGGAAAAGCGAACCTTGGAAGCCGCTTATAAATTCTATTGTGATAAAGATTTGACAGATGCCCATAGTGCAGAGGCAGACACCAACGCTACTTATGAGGTTTTAAAATCTCAACTCGACCGGTATCCAGATTTAGAAAATGATACCAAATGGTTATCTACCTTTAGTGCACATAAGAAATTCGCCGATCTCGCTGGGTTTCTCGTTATGAATAAAAAAGATGAAGAGGTTTTCGGGTTTGGAAAATTTAAGGGTAAAAAAGTTGAAGATGTCTTGGAAAAAGAACCTGGCTATTTTGGATGGATTCAAAATTCTGATTTCCCACTTTATACCAAAAAAGTGCTTACAGCCATTAAATTGAGAAAACTGGCCACTAAATAA
- a CDS encoding fumarylacetoacetate hydrolase family protein, whose translation MKLICIGRNYAKHISELKNEKPEHPVVFLKPDSSVLLKNNPFIIPAFTKEVHHEVEILVKINKVGKHIQTKFAHKYYDEIGLGIDFTARDIQNQLKEQGLPWEKAKGFDGAAVIGETWLPKDRFQDLNNIDFRLEKNKTAVQSGSTSEMLWRIDELIAHVSEYFTLKIGDVIFTGTPAGVGRVEEGDHLEGFIEDTSCFSIQVK comes from the coding sequence ATGAAGCTAATTTGTATTGGTAGAAATTATGCAAAACATATTTCTGAACTAAAAAACGAAAAGCCTGAACATCCAGTGGTTTTTCTTAAGCCAGATTCTTCAGTGCTATTAAAAAATAATCCGTTTATTATTCCTGCATTCACTAAAGAGGTGCATCATGAAGTGGAAATTCTAGTAAAAATAAATAAAGTAGGAAAGCATATTCAGACGAAATTCGCTCATAAATATTATGATGAGATAGGTTTGGGTATAGATTTTACAGCAAGAGATATTCAAAATCAATTAAAAGAGCAGGGGTTACCTTGGGAAAAGGCTAAGGGTTTTGATGGGGCTGCGGTTATAGGAGAAACATGGTTACCTAAGGACAGATTTCAAGATCTCAATAATATTGATTTTAGATTAGAAAAAAACAAAACAGCAGTTCAATCAGGATCTACTTCAGAAATGCTTTGGAGAATCGACGAGCTTATCGCTCACGTTTCAGAATACTTTACGCTTAAAATTGGAGATGTCATTTTTACAGGAACTCCGGCAGGAGTAGGAAGAGTCGAAGAAGGAGATCATTTAGAGGGATTTATCGAAGATACATCATGCTTTTCAATTCAAGTAAAATAA
- a CDS encoding competence/damage-inducible protein A, producing the protein MQAEIITIGDEILIGQIIDTNSAYIGKQLNKIGVEVYQISSIQDEESHILRAFEEASKRSNIVIVTGGLGPTKDDITKHTFCKYFNDELVLDKKVLAHVEDIFKKYVDTPILEANKSQAWIPSQSITLHNEYGTAPGMWFEKKGVVYISMPGVPYEMKSILTEQVIPRLQDRFKTPFIIHKTVLTYGLGESAIAERIEDWENKLPKFIKLAYLPSLGRVRLRLSARGEDEKLLKESLITAVERLNRVIGDIIKGYEDEQTLEERIAQAFVDRGQSLITAESCTGGRLASKFTEIPGASSYFIGSIVSYATSAKNDILHIPKDLISKYSVVSSEITEAMANRAKAMFKADYAIATTGNAGPSKGDSDAEIGTVFIAIASPEKTEVHEFQFGKHRERVTQKAVNKALELIYEAILKN; encoded by the coding sequence ATGCAGGCAGAAATAATAACCATAGGAGATGAAATTCTCATCGGTCAAATTATAGATACAAATTCAGCTTATATCGGCAAACAGCTCAATAAAATAGGGGTAGAGGTGTATCAAATTTCGTCGATTCAAGATGAGGAGTCCCATATTTTAAGAGCTTTTGAAGAAGCGTCCAAACGCTCAAATATTGTGATTGTAACTGGAGGCCTTGGTCCTACCAAAGATGATATTACAAAACACACGTTTTGTAAGTATTTCAATGACGAATTAGTTTTAGATAAAAAGGTTTTGGCACATGTCGAGGACATATTTAAAAAATATGTGGACACTCCTATTTTAGAAGCCAATAAATCTCAGGCTTGGATTCCTTCACAATCTATCACCCTACACAATGAATATGGAACTGCTCCAGGAATGTGGTTTGAAAAAAAAGGGGTCGTTTATATTTCTATGCCAGGAGTGCCTTATGAAATGAAATCCATATTGACCGAGCAAGTTATACCTAGACTTCAAGATCGATTTAAAACACCCTTTATCATTCATAAAACCGTTCTTACTTATGGATTAGGAGAAAGTGCCATTGCAGAGCGTATTGAAGATTGGGAAAATAAATTACCTAAATTTATAAAATTAGCATACTTGCCAAGTCTAGGACGAGTAAGGTTAAGGTTGAGCGCTAGGGGAGAGGATGAGAAGCTGCTTAAAGAGAGTTTAATTACAGCTGTTGAACGTCTAAACAGAGTTATAGGTGATATTATAAAAGGATATGAAGATGAGCAAACTCTAGAAGAGCGCATCGCTCAAGCCTTTGTGGATCGTGGACAATCTTTAATTACAGCAGAAAGTTGTACCGGAGGACGGTTAGCCTCTAAGTTTACAGAAATACCTGGTGCTTCATCATATTTTATAGGATCTATCGTCAGTTATGCTACCTCTGCCAAAAATGATATCCTTCATATTCCAAAGGATCTTATTTCTAAGTACTCTGTAGTGAGTTCAGAAATCACTGAAGCAATGGCCAACAGAGCTAAAGCCATGTTTAAAGCTGATTATGCTATTGCAACAACGGGAAACGCAGGACCTTCCAAAGGAGATAGTGATGCAGAGATAGGAACGGTGTTTATCGCTATTGCTTCACCAGAAAAAACGGAAGTTCATGAATTTCAATTTGGAAAACATCGCGAAAGAGTGACTCAAAAAGCAGTGAATAAAGCCCTAGAGCTGATTTACGAAGCTATTTTAAAAAATTAA
- the rpmB gene encoding 50S ribosomal protein L28, which yields MSRVCELTGKRAMSGNNVSKALNRTRRKFSVNLVKKRFYIPGEDKWITLKVSTSILKTINKKGIHAVLKDARAKGFLTK from the coding sequence ATGTCAAGAGTTTGTGAGCTTACTGGAAAAAGAGCAATGTCCGGAAATAATGTTTCCAAAGCATTAAATAGAACTAGACGTAAATTTAGCGTCAACTTGGTTAAGAAAAGATTTTATATCCCAGGTGAGGATAAATGGATAACTTTAAAAGTATCCACTTCTATTTTGAAAACCATCAATAAGAAAGGAATTCACGCTGTTTTGAAAGATGCACGTGCTAAAGGATTCTTGACAAAATAG
- the rpmG gene encoding 50S ribosomal protein L33: MAKKGNRVQVIMECTEHKESGLPGTSRYITTKNKRNTPDRLELKKFNSIMKKMTVHKEIK; this comes from the coding sequence ATGGCAAAGAAAGGAAATAGAGTTCAAGTAATTATGGAGTGTACAGAGCACAAAGAGTCTGGCCTTCCAGGGACATCTAGATACATTACAACGAAGAACAAAAGAAATACTCCAGATAGGTTAGAGCTTAAGAAGTTCAATTCTATTATGAAGAAAATGACTGTTCACAAAGAAATTAAATAA
- a CDS encoding DUF4295 domain-containing protein — protein MAKKSVGTIQTGTKRLTKAIKMVRSPKSGAYVFVEKIMTPEEVNDFIKTN, from the coding sequence ATGGCAAAGAAATCGGTTGGTACAATACAGACAGGAACAAAAAGACTTACCAAAGCTATTAAAATGGTAAGATCACCAAAATCAGGTGCTTATGTTTTTGTAGAAAAAATAATGACTCCAGAAGAAGTCAATGACTTTATAAAGACTAATTAA
- the ftsY gene encoding signal recognition particle-docking protein FtsY produces MSFFKKIFSKEKKDKLDEGLKKSKSDFFGKLSKAVAGKSKVDESVLDDLEEILVSSDVGITTTIKIINRIEARVAKNKYLGTDELNLILREEIAGLLSESENGELESLELPESKKPYVIMVVGVNGVGKTTTIGKLAKHYKLKGKKVVLGAGDTFRAAAVEQLQIWADRVGVPIVKQKMGSDPASVAFDTVQSAIKQNADIVILDTAGRLHNKVNLMNELIKIKRVMQKVIPNIPDEVLLVLDGSTGQNAFEQAKQFTAATQVTALAITKLDGTAKGGVVIGISDQFKIPVKYIGVGEGIDDLQIFNKYEFVDSFFSNK; encoded by the coding sequence ATGAGTTTTTTCAAAAAAATATTTTCCAAAGAAAAGAAAGACAAATTAGATGAAGGTCTCAAGAAATCTAAATCAGACTTTTTTGGTAAATTAAGTAAAGCGGTAGCCGGAAAATCTAAGGTAGACGAGAGTGTACTTGATGACTTAGAAGAAATTTTAGTCTCTAGTGACGTAGGAATTACAACTACCATTAAAATTATTAACAGAATAGAGGCGAGGGTTGCTAAAAATAAATACTTAGGCACGGATGAGCTCAATTTGATTTTAAGAGAAGAAATCGCAGGGTTGTTGAGTGAATCTGAAAACGGAGAACTCGAGAGTTTGGAATTGCCCGAAAGTAAAAAACCTTATGTTATTATGGTCGTTGGCGTGAATGGTGTTGGTAAAACTACAACAATCGGTAAGTTAGCGAAACACTACAAGCTCAAGGGGAAAAAAGTGGTCCTTGGGGCTGGTGATACCTTTAGAGCTGCAGCCGTGGAACAGCTTCAGATTTGGGCAGATCGTGTAGGAGTGCCTATCGTTAAGCAAAAAATGGGAAGTGATCCTGCTTCTGTTGCCTTCGATACGGTTCAGAGCGCCATTAAGCAAAATGCTGATATCGTAATTTTGGATACTGCTGGTCGTTTGCATAATAAAGTGAACTTGATGAATGAGCTCATAAAGATTAAACGGGTTATGCAAAAAGTTATTCCCAATATTCCTGATGAGGTTCTTTTGGTTTTGGATGGCTCTACAGGTCAAAATGCATTTGAACAAGCTAAACAATTTACCGCTGCTACCCAGGTTACAGCCTTAGCGATTACTAAACTTGATGGCACAGCCAAAGGAGGTGTTGTGATTGGAATTAGTGATCAATTTAAAATTCCTGTGAAGTACATCGGTGTTGGTGAAGGTATTGATGACCTTCAGATCTTTAATAAATATGAATTTGTTGATTCTTTTTTTAGTAATAAATAA
- the rimO gene encoding 30S ribosomal protein S12 methylthiotransferase RimO: MRTKSIKKNKINVVTLGCSKNIYDSEILMGQLKANGKEVAHETEGDIVVINTCGFIDNAKEESVNTILDFVQKKEKGEVKKVFVTGCLSERYKPDLQKEIPDVDQYFGTTELPALLKALGADYKHELIGERITTTPKNYAFLKIAEGCDRPCSFCAIPLMRGIHRSTPIEDLVKESKSLAANGVKELILIAQDLTYYGLDLYKKRNLAELLRELVKVEGIEWIRLHYAFPTGFPVDVLDVIREEPKVCNYIDIPLQHISDHILKSMRRGTTHKKTTDLLIKFRKEVPLMTIRTTLIVGYPGETEEDFEELKQWVEEMRFERLGCFTYSHEENTHAYNLEDDVPEEVKMQRANEIMEIQSQISWELNQQKIGKTFKCVIDRKEGNYFVGRTEYDSPDVDNEVLIDSKLHYLKTGDFAHIKITEAADFDLYGEPVLVEAILN, from the coding sequence ATGAGGACAAAATCAATAAAAAAAAATAAAATCAATGTAGTCACCTTAGGGTGTAGTAAAAACATCTACGATTCCGAAATTCTGATGGGACAACTCAAAGCCAATGGTAAAGAGGTTGCTCACGAAACAGAGGGTGATATAGTAGTGATTAATACCTGTGGTTTTATTGATAATGCAAAAGAAGAATCTGTTAATACAATTCTTGATTTTGTTCAGAAGAAAGAGAAAGGTGAAGTTAAAAAAGTGTTTGTGACAGGTTGCTTGTCAGAACGTTATAAACCAGACCTTCAAAAAGAAATACCAGACGTAGACCAATATTTTGGAACAACTGAACTCCCAGCGCTTCTTAAAGCCTTAGGGGCAGACTACAAACACGAACTTATTGGGGAGCGTATAACGACGACTCCAAAAAATTATGCTTTCCTGAAAATTGCTGAAGGTTGTGATCGTCCATGTTCATTTTGCGCAATACCGCTAATGAGAGGAATTCATAGATCTACACCGATTGAAGATCTTGTAAAAGAATCTAAAAGCCTTGCTGCAAATGGAGTTAAGGAATTAATATTGATTGCTCAAGATCTGACTTATTACGGACTTGATTTATATAAAAAGAGAAATTTAGCGGAATTGCTTAGGGAATTGGTTAAAGTAGAGGGTATAGAATGGATTCGTTTACATTACGCATTTCCAACTGGTTTTCCAGTCGACGTCCTTGACGTTATAAGAGAAGAGCCAAAAGTTTGCAATTATATTGATATTCCATTGCAGCACATTTCAGATCATATACTGAAATCTATGCGAAGAGGAACTACCCATAAGAAAACAACAGACTTGCTTATCAAGTTTAGAAAAGAAGTTCCTTTGATGACCATCAGAACTACACTTATCGTGGGTTATCCTGGTGAGACTGAAGAAGATTTTGAAGAGCTAAAACAATGGGTAGAGGAGATGCGTTTTGAGCGTCTTGGCTGTTTCACCTATTCTCATGAAGAAAATACACATGCTTATAACCTTGAGGATGATGTGCCTGAGGAAGTTAAAATGCAACGTGCCAATGAAATTATGGAGATTCAGTCACAAATTTCTTGGGAGTTGAATCAACAAAAAATTGGAAAGACCTTCAAATGTGTCATCGACCGAAAAGAAGGCAATTACTTTGTAGGAAGAACGGAATATGATTCCCCAGATGTGGATAATGAAGTTCTCATAGATAGCAAATTACATTACTTAAAAACTGGAGATTTCGCTCATATAAAAATAACTGAAGCTGCTGATTTTGATTTGTATGGTGAGCCGGTTTTAGTAGAAGCTATTTTGAATTAA
- the bshC gene encoding bacillithiol biosynthesis cysteine-adding enzyme BshC yields the protein MADCLSFRSTGYFSDLISDYIEQNQDLKPFYNRFPSIDSFKDQITEKQKGYDNDNRKVLVEVLKEQYQTLSSSEDTKSHIESLQEPSTFTVTTGHQLNLFTGPLYFLYKIVSTLNLAKSLKENYPDFNFVPVYWMATEDHDFEEINYFNFQQKKLEWKTNAEGAVGHLSTAGLDELSKSIETEFGKSDNAEYLKNLFKEAYLNHETLAEATQFLANELFGDYGLVILDADDARLKSKFGKQIKNDLVYHTAFRQIEKQSDKLSKLGYSVQVNPREINLFYLHEKTRSRIVQKDENYYVLDTDLKFTKAEVLELVDQHPERFSPNVVLRPLYQEVILPNLAYIGGGGELAYWLELKSYFEAEQVTFPSLVLRNSVLLYSDKTSSKLNTLNAKIQDLFLSPDKLEAMHTKKLSKIDIDFGKQKQVLEKQFEDLYELAKNTDKSFYGAVAAQEKKQKNGLDHLEKRLLKAQKRRLKSENELVLKIQTVLFPKRSLQERSLNFSEIYIDYGARLIPKLMEELDPFQMKFLCLELTIYNKKH from the coding sequence ATGGCCGACTGTTTATCTTTCCGTTCAACAGGTTATTTTAGTGATCTTATTTCAGATTATATCGAGCAAAACCAAGATTTAAAGCCGTTTTATAATAGATTTCCATCCATTGATAGTTTTAAAGATCAAATTACAGAAAAGCAGAAGGGTTATGATAATGATAACAGAAAGGTTTTAGTTGAAGTTCTGAAAGAACAATACCAGACCCTATCATCATCGGAGGACACGAAATCTCATATTGAATCCCTTCAAGAACCTTCTACATTCACAGTAACCACTGGGCATCAGCTTAATTTATTCACAGGTCCGCTTTATTTTCTTTATAAAATAGTTTCTACACTAAATTTAGCTAAATCGCTAAAGGAAAACTATCCAGATTTCAATTTTGTTCCTGTCTATTGGATGGCCACAGAAGACCATGATTTTGAAGAAATTAATTATTTTAATTTTCAACAAAAGAAGTTAGAGTGGAAGACCAATGCTGAAGGAGCTGTTGGTCATTTATCTACTGCGGGTTTAGACGAACTTAGCAAATCCATTGAAACAGAATTTGGGAAAAGTGATAATGCTGAATATCTAAAAAATTTATTTAAAGAGGCCTATCTAAACCACGAAACCCTTGCTGAAGCTACACAGTTTTTAGCTAACGAATTATTTGGAGACTACGGGCTGGTCATTTTGGATGCTGATGATGCACGCTTAAAGTCCAAGTTTGGTAAGCAAATAAAAAATGATTTAGTCTATCACACTGCTTTTCGTCAAATCGAGAAGCAATCAGATAAACTGTCTAAACTCGGGTATAGCGTTCAAGTCAACCCAAGAGAAATCAATCTTTTTTATTTGCATGAAAAAACACGATCTAGAATAGTCCAAAAAGATGAAAACTACTATGTGTTGGATACCGATTTGAAATTCACAAAAGCAGAAGTTTTAGAGTTGGTCGATCAACATCCAGAGCGTTTTTCGCCCAACGTAGTGTTAAGGCCGCTTTACCAAGAAGTGATTTTACCAAATTTAGCATACATTGGTGGAGGAGGTGAGTTGGCTTATTGGTTGGAGTTGAAATCTTATTTTGAAGCGGAACAGGTGACCTTTCCTTCCCTCGTTTTACGAAATTCAGTTTTGCTATACTCAGATAAAACCTCGAGTAAGCTCAATACATTAAATGCTAAAATTCAAGATCTCTTTCTTTCACCAGATAAGCTAGAAGCCATGCATACCAAAAAACTTTCAAAGATAGATATCGATTTTGGAAAGCAGAAGCAAGTTTTAGAAAAGCAATTTGAAGATTTATATGAGCTAGCTAAAAACACAGATAAATCATTTTACGGTGCTGTTGCAGCACAAGAGAAAAAGCAAAAAAACGGCCTTGATCATCTTGAGAAGCGTCTGCTAAAAGCACAAAAGCGTAGATTAAAGTCGGAGAATGAACTTGTTTTGAAGATACAAACGGTGTTATTTCCAAAGCGATCACTTCAAGAGCGATCTCTAAATTTTAGTGAAATCTACATAGATTATGGAGCGCGTTTGATTCCTAAATTAATGGAAGAACTGGACCCTTTTCAAATGAAGTTCCTCTGCCTAGAGTTAACCATTTACAACAAAAAACATTAA